Proteins from a genomic interval of Piscinibacter sp. HJYY11:
- a CDS encoding efflux RND transporter permease subunit: MARFFIDRPIFAWVIALFILVAGGVAITQLPIAQYPPVAPPSIVVNATYPGASAQTLEDAVLSVIEREMNGSPGLMYMESVAQANGTGTITISFEPGTNADLAQVDVQNRLSRAAPRLPAAVTQQGVRVDKARSNFLLFTILSSDNPAFDPIALGDYASRNVVPELQRVPGVGQVQLFGTERAMRIWIDPNKLQGFNLSTAEVVNAIRAQNAQVSSGTIGDLPNIAGQGISATVVVKGQLSTTEEFGNIVLRAQTDGSTVRLRDVARLELGAQAYATSARLNGNPSTGIGVQLAPSGNALQTAAAIHKRMDELQKLFPQGVKYAIPYDSSRFIKISITQVAETLIEAVVLVFLVMFLFLQNWRYTIIPTIVVPISLLGTFAVLLTLGFSINVLTMFGMVLVIGIVVDDAIVVVENVERIMSEEGLPPLQATRKAMGQISGAIVGVTVALISVFVPLAFFSGSVGNIYRQFSAVMVAAIAFSAFMALSLTPALCATLLKPVEKGHHHEKRGFFGWFNRGFTRTAKGYEGWVARILKRAGRFMIIYLAIGLAVALLYKRLPTSFLPQEDQGNMIINVQLPPGATQGRTLEVMKQVEGYILKQPEVQSMVSVLGFSFSGQGQNAALAFVTLKDWKEREEPHQKADAIAGRAFGALMGIRDAFIYPLSPPPIPELGQSSGFTFRLQDRAGQGHTALINARNQLLGMAAQSKVITQVRPDGLEDAPQVELQIDRDRANALGVSFDSINSAISTALGSAYVNDFPNAGRLQRVVVQADAPARMQPEDLLKLNAFNNQGRPVPLSAFATTRWVTGAMQTVRYNGYPAIRINGSAAPGYSTGAAMAEMEALAAKLPPGFAYEWTGQSREEKLAGSQALILYGFAILAVFLCLAALYESWSIPLAVMLVVPLGVLGVILGVTFRGYTNDVYFQVGLITIIGLSAKNAILIIEFAKDLQAQGKSAMEAALQAAHIRFRPILMTSLAFILGTLPLMLASGAGSSSQRVLGTGVIGGMISSVLLAVFFVPVFFVVVRRFFKGSERQRKFYAHEKDASDGDAQGGHTHV, encoded by the coding sequence ATGGCACGCTTCTTCATCGACCGGCCCATCTTCGCGTGGGTGATCGCGCTCTTCATCCTGGTGGCCGGCGGCGTGGCGATCACGCAGCTGCCGATCGCGCAGTACCCGCCGGTGGCCCCGCCGTCCATCGTCGTCAACGCCACCTACCCCGGCGCCTCGGCGCAGACGCTCGAAGACGCGGTGCTCAGCGTCATCGAGCGCGAGATGAACGGCTCCCCCGGCCTCATGTACATGGAGTCGGTGGCCCAGGCCAACGGCACCGGCACCATCACCATCAGCTTCGAGCCGGGCACCAACGCCGACCTCGCGCAGGTGGACGTGCAGAACCGGCTCAGCCGCGCCGCCCCGCGCCTGCCTGCGGCGGTGACGCAGCAGGGCGTGCGCGTCGACAAGGCACGCTCCAACTTCCTGCTCTTCACCATCCTCTCGTCGGACAACCCGGCCTTCGACCCCATCGCGCTGGGCGACTACGCCTCGCGCAACGTGGTGCCCGAGCTGCAGCGCGTACCGGGCGTCGGCCAGGTGCAGCTCTTCGGCACCGAGCGCGCGATGCGCATCTGGATCGACCCCAACAAGCTGCAGGGCTTCAACCTGTCGACGGCGGAGGTCGTCAACGCCATCCGCGCGCAGAACGCGCAGGTCTCGTCGGGCACGATTGGCGACCTGCCCAACATCGCCGGCCAGGGCATCTCGGCGACCGTGGTGGTGAAAGGCCAGCTCAGCACGACCGAGGAGTTCGGCAACATCGTGCTGCGCGCACAGACCGACGGCTCCACCGTGCGGCTGCGTGACGTGGCCCGCCTGGAGCTCGGCGCCCAGGCCTACGCCACCTCGGCGCGGCTGAACGGCAACCCGTCCACCGGCATCGGCGTACAGCTCGCGCCCAGCGGCAACGCGCTGCAGACGGCCGCGGCCATCCACAAGCGCATGGACGAGCTGCAGAAGCTCTTCCCGCAAGGCGTGAAGTACGCCATCCCCTATGACAGCTCGCGCTTCATCAAGATCTCGATCACGCAGGTGGCCGAGACACTGATCGAGGCGGTGGTGCTGGTGTTCCTCGTCATGTTCCTCTTCCTGCAGAACTGGCGCTACACCATCATCCCGACCATCGTGGTGCCGATCTCGCTGCTCGGCACGTTCGCGGTCCTGCTGACACTGGGCTTCTCGATCAACGTGCTGACCATGTTCGGCATGGTGCTCGTGATCGGCATCGTGGTCGACGACGCCATCGTGGTGGTGGAAAACGTCGAGCGCATCATGAGCGAGGAAGGCCTGCCGCCCCTGCAGGCCACGCGCAAGGCGATGGGCCAGATCTCGGGCGCCATCGTCGGCGTGACGGTGGCGCTGATCTCGGTGTTCGTGCCGCTCGCCTTCTTCTCGGGGTCGGTGGGCAACATCTACCGCCAGTTCTCGGCGGTGATGGTGGCGGCCATCGCGTTCTCGGCCTTCATGGCGCTGTCGCTCACGCCGGCCTTGTGCGCCACGCTGCTCAAGCCGGTGGAGAAGGGTCACCACCATGAGAAGCGTGGCTTCTTCGGCTGGTTCAACCGCGGCTTCACGCGCACGGCCAAGGGCTACGAAGGCTGGGTCGCGCGCATCCTGAAGCGCGCCGGCCGATTCATGATCATCTATCTCGCGATCGGCCTGGCGGTGGCGCTGCTCTACAAGCGCCTGCCCACCTCCTTCCTGCCGCAGGAAGACCAGGGCAACATGATCATCAACGTGCAGCTCCCGCCGGGTGCCACGCAGGGCCGCACGCTCGAGGTGATGAAGCAGGTCGAGGGCTATATCCTGAAGCAGCCCGAGGTGCAGAGCATGGTGAGCGTGCTGGGCTTCAGCTTCTCGGGCCAGGGGCAGAACGCGGCGCTTGCCTTCGTCACGCTGAAGGACTGGAAGGAACGCGAAGAACCGCATCAGAAGGCCGACGCCATCGCGGGCCGCGCCTTCGGTGCGCTGATGGGCATCCGCGATGCGTTCATCTACCCCTTGAGCCCGCCGCCGATCCCCGAGCTCGGCCAATCGTCGGGCTTCACCTTCCGCCTGCAGGACCGCGCTGGCCAGGGCCACACCGCGCTCATCAACGCGCGCAACCAGCTGCTGGGCATGGCCGCGCAGAGCAAGGTGATCACGCAGGTGCGGCCCGACGGCCTTGAAGACGCGCCGCAGGTCGAACTGCAGATCGACCGCGACCGTGCCAACGCGCTGGGCGTGAGCTTCGACAGCATCAACAGCGCCATCTCCACCGCCCTTGGCTCGGCCTACGTCAACGACTTCCCCAACGCCGGGCGACTGCAGCGCGTGGTGGTGCAGGCCGATGCGCCGGCGCGCATGCAGCCGGAAGACCTGCTCAAGCTCAATGCCTTCAACAACCAGGGCAGACCGGTGCCGCTGTCGGCATTTGCCACGACCCGGTGGGTGACGGGCGCCATGCAGACCGTGCGCTACAACGGCTACCCCGCCATCCGCATCAACGGCAGCGCGGCGCCCGGCTACAGCACCGGTGCCGCGATGGCCGAGATGGAGGCGCTGGCGGCCAAGCTGCCGCCGGGCTTCGCGTATGAATGGACGGGCCAGTCGCGCGAGGAGAAGCTCGCCGGTTCGCAGGCGCTGATCCTCTACGGCTTCGCGATCCTCGCGGTGTTCCTCTGCCTGGCCGCGCTGTACGAGAGCTGGTCGATCCCGCTCGCGGTGATGCTGGTGGTGCCGCTCGGCGTGCTGGGCGTGATCCTCGGCGTGACCTTCCGCGGCTACACCAACGACGTGTACTTCCAGGTGGGCCTCATCACCATCATCGGCCTGTCGGCGAAGAACGCCATCCTGATCATCGAGTTCGCGAAAGACCTGCAGGCGCAGGGCAAGAGTGCGATGGAGGCAGCGCTGCAAGCCGCGCACATCCGCTTCCGCCCGATCCTGATGACCTCGCTCGCGTTCATCCTCGGCACGCTGCCGCTGATGCTGGCCTCGGGAGCCGGCTCGTCGAGCCAGCGGGTGCTGGGCACCGGCGTGATCGGCGGGATGATCAGCTCGGTGCTGCTGGCGGTGTTCTTCGTGCCGGTGTTCTTCGTGGTGGTGCGCCGCTTCTTCAAGGGCAGCGAGCGCCAGCGCAAGTTCTACGCCCATGAGAAAGACGCCAGCGATGGCGACGCACAAGGAGGCCACACCCATGTCTGA
- a CDS encoding efflux RND transporter periplasmic adaptor subunit: MSALKGIPLRLALVFSVVVLAACGQKDEAKGGGAPGGGMPPAQVGVVTVAPTTVSLTTELPGRLEASRVAQVRARAAGILRERVFKEGSDVKAGQLLFRIDNAPYQAAVASAQAALARAQANVAQTTAQAERYKPLMEANAISKQDYVNAVSAQKAAEADLAASRAALQTAQINLGYSSVTSPISGRIGRALVTEGALVGQGEATPLAVVQQINPMYVNFTQSTTEVLRLRQALAAGKLQKAGADAARVQVVLEDGSVYPQPGKLLFSDLTVDPASGQITLRAEVPNPSGLLLPGMYVRVRLAQAELPQGILLPQQAVTRTETGDTVLVVGADNKPQKRNVKVGSAQGQSWLITEGLQPGEKVIVDGFQKMMVPGAPVNPVPWQPAAASAPDGAASAPASAASR, translated from the coding sequence ATGTCTGCGTTGAAAGGCATTCCGCTTCGTCTTGCTCTCGTCTTCAGCGTCGTCGTGCTCGCGGCCTGCGGGCAGAAGGATGAGGCCAAGGGCGGCGGCGCCCCCGGGGGCGGCATGCCACCGGCCCAGGTGGGCGTGGTGACGGTCGCGCCGACGACCGTGAGCCTGACCACCGAGCTGCCGGGCCGGCTGGAGGCCTCGCGCGTGGCGCAGGTGCGGGCGCGTGCCGCCGGCATCCTGCGGGAGCGGGTGTTCAAGGAAGGCAGCGACGTGAAGGCCGGGCAGCTGCTCTTCCGCATCGACAACGCGCCCTACCAGGCCGCCGTGGCCAGCGCCCAGGCGGCGCTCGCGCGTGCGCAGGCCAACGTCGCGCAGACCACCGCGCAGGCCGAGCGCTACAAGCCGCTGATGGAAGCCAACGCCATCAGCAAGCAGGACTACGTGAACGCGGTGTCGGCGCAGAAGGCGGCCGAGGCGGACCTGGCCGCCAGCCGCGCCGCGCTGCAGACGGCGCAGATCAACCTCGGCTACTCGAGCGTCACCTCGCCGATCTCGGGCCGCATCGGCCGCGCGCTGGTGACCGAAGGCGCGCTCGTCGGGCAGGGCGAGGCCACGCCGCTGGCGGTGGTGCAGCAGATCAACCCGATGTACGTGAACTTCACGCAGTCGACCACCGAGGTGCTGCGCCTGCGCCAGGCGCTCGCCGCCGGCAAGCTGCAGAAGGCCGGTGCCGACGCGGCCCGCGTGCAGGTGGTGCTGGAAGACGGCAGCGTCTACCCGCAGCCCGGCAAGCTGCTCTTCAGCGACCTGACGGTCGACCCGGCCTCGGGCCAGATCACGCTGCGCGCCGAGGTGCCCAACCCGAGCGGCCTCCTCCTGCCCGGCATGTACGTGCGGGTGCGACTCGCGCAGGCCGAGCTGCCGCAGGGCATCCTGCTGCCGCAGCAGGCCGTCACCCGCACCGAGACGGGCGACACCGTGCTCGTGGTCGGCGCCGACAACAAGCCGCAGAAGCGCAACGTCAAGGTCGGCTCGGCGCAAGGCCAGAGCTGGCTGATCACCGAGGGCCTGCAGCCCGGCGAGAAGGTCATCGTCGACGGCTTCCAGAAGATGATGGTGCCCGGCGCGCCGGTGAACCCGGTGCCGTGGCAACCCGCTGCGGCATCGGCCCCGGACGGCGCTGCCTCGGCCCCCGCGTCGGCCGCGAGCCGCTGA
- a CDS encoding TetR family transcriptional regulator: MVRRTKEEAQATRKLILDTAEVVFHEQGVSRSTLNEIAQAAGLTRGAIYWHFKDKADLFNAMMDRVTLPLEETAYKSDDEGLADPVAFMRDNFIHALRLTVESPQVRRVFEIATHKVEYVDETKAVRDRHLAIRDKCLAHAQRGISLAIRRGLLPKRIPAKAAAIGLHALIDGLIQNWMLDPEAFDLVKTGQQVLDTYLAGLAVPGDQ; this comes from the coding sequence ATGGTCCGTCGCACCAAAGAAGAAGCGCAGGCTACACGCAAGCTCATCCTTGACACGGCCGAGGTGGTCTTTCATGAGCAGGGCGTGTCGCGCAGCACGCTGAACGAGATCGCCCAGGCCGCCGGCCTCACGCGCGGCGCCATCTACTGGCATTTCAAGGACAAGGCCGACCTCTTCAACGCGATGATGGACCGGGTGACGCTGCCGCTCGAGGAGACGGCCTACAAGAGCGACGACGAAGGGCTGGCCGACCCGGTCGCCTTCATGCGTGACAACTTCATCCACGCGCTGCGGCTCACCGTCGAGTCGCCACAGGTCCGCCGGGTGTTCGAGATCGCCACCCACAAGGTCGAATACGTCGACGAGACCAAGGCAGTGCGCGACCGCCACCTCGCCATCCGCGACAAGTGCCTGGCCCATGCGCAGCGCGGCATCTCGCTGGCCATCCGCCGGGGCCTGCTGCCCAAGCGCATCCCGGCCAAGGCGGCGGCGATCGGGCTGCATGCGCTGATCGACGGGCTCATCCAGAACTGGATGCTCGACCCCGAGGCCTTCGACCTGGTGAAGACTGGGCAGCAGGTGCTGGACACCTACCTCGCGGGCCTGGCCGTCCCGGGCGATCAGTAG
- a CDS encoding amidase, which produces MTSLHTLSALELLAAFESRALSPVEVTRAVLAQIDRCEPTLHATYALDHEAALAAAKASEARWLKNEPQGGLDGVPVTIKENIATRGTPVPLGTAATLHTAAERDAPPAARLREAGAVLLGKTTMPDYGMLSSGLSSFHALTRNPWDVSKNPGGSSAGAAAAAAGGYGPLHLGTDIGGSVRLPASWCGIFALKPSLGRIPIHPPYYGRVAGPMTRSVQDAALMMRVLSLPDARDTMSLPYQPISWTQLARPIKGLKIGLMLDAGWGLPVEPEVRAAVEAAASAFAAAGAVVEPLKPFMTRAMIDGMDRFWRCRSWMDISALPPERQERVLPFIREWARGGAGLTGEQVFTGFSQMGVMRDAAVAACAPFDFVFTPTAPVPAFAAELPCPTNDPAQPFEHIAFTLPYNMSEQPAASINCGYTATGLPIGLQIVGARHDDLGVLQMARAWEQLRPPPRPWPMD; this is translated from the coding sequence ATGACGTCGTTGCACACCCTGAGCGCCCTCGAATTGCTGGCGGCGTTCGAGAGCCGCGCGCTCTCGCCGGTCGAGGTGACCCGCGCGGTGCTGGCGCAGATCGACCGTTGCGAGCCGACGCTGCATGCCACCTACGCGCTCGACCACGAGGCTGCGCTCGCCGCGGCAAAGGCCAGCGAAGCGCGCTGGCTGAAGAACGAGCCGCAGGGCGGGCTCGATGGCGTGCCGGTCACCATCAAGGAAAACATCGCGACGCGCGGCACGCCGGTGCCGCTGGGCACCGCGGCCACGCTGCACACCGCCGCCGAGCGCGATGCCCCGCCGGCCGCGCGCCTGCGAGAAGCCGGGGCGGTGCTGCTCGGCAAGACCACGATGCCCGACTACGGCATGTTGTCCTCCGGCCTGTCGAGCTTCCATGCGCTCACGCGCAACCCGTGGGACGTGTCGAAGAACCCCGGCGGCAGCAGCGCTGGCGCCGCCGCAGCCGCGGCCGGCGGCTACGGCCCCCTGCACCTGGGCACCGACATCGGCGGCTCGGTGCGCCTGCCCGCGAGCTGGTGCGGCATCTTTGCGCTCAAGCCCAGCCTCGGCCGCATCCCCATCCACCCGCCGTACTACGGCCGCGTGGCCGGGCCGATGACGCGCAGCGTGCAGGACGCCGCGCTGATGATGCGGGTGCTGTCGCTGCCCGATGCGCGCGACACGATGAGCCTGCCTTACCAGCCGATCTCGTGGACGCAGCTCGCGCGGCCGATCAAGGGCCTGAAGATCGGCCTGATGCTCGACGCCGGCTGGGGCCTGCCGGTCGAGCCCGAGGTGCGGGCGGCGGTCGAAGCGGCGGCGAGCGCGTTTGCGGCGGCCGGTGCGGTCGTCGAGCCGCTCAAGCCGTTCATGACACGCGCCATGATCGACGGCATGGACCGGTTCTGGCGCTGCCGCTCCTGGATGGACATCTCGGCCCTGCCGCCCGAGCGGCAGGAGAGGGTGCTGCCCTTCATCCGCGAGTGGGCACGCGGCGGCGCGGGCCTCACCGGCGAGCAGGTCTTCACCGGCTTCAGCCAGATGGGCGTGATGCGCGACGCGGCGGTCGCGGCCTGCGCGCCCTTCGACTTCGTCTTCACGCCGACGGCGCCGGTCCCCGCCTTTGCCGCCGAGCTGCCCTGCCCGACGAACGACCCGGCGCAGCCCTTCGAGCACATCGCCTTCACGCTGCCCTACAACATGAGCGAGCAGCCGGCGGCCAGCATCAACTGCGGCTACACCGCCACCGGCCTGCCGATCGGGCTGCAGATCGTCGGGGCGCGCCACGACGACCTGGGCGTGCTGCAGATGGCCCGCGCGTGGGAGCAGCTGCGCCCGCCGCCACGGCCCTGGCCGATGGATTGA
- a CDS encoding DUF805 domain-containing protein, producing MEGGQAQVRLVFAGELLEGHTLDEVKRLFGEMFKLDGDRLAAIFSGQRTVLKHQIGRDDGERYAARLKKLGMRVQVEPIDALPELKPLPAAVGATPAEAVKTVAASVPAAGLSLAELADEVECPNCGERQPKKFVLCRKCTTDIPRALASRAEDAERARAERLAARQQASGRFAPPGAEVDDGAVFSSDDAPPFWGFGFSGRLGRINYLLSFYASMLLFGLVGIGGAVLVPLTRSTFVAILLIPLMLAVVVWGLRATVLRFHDINRSGWWSLVFLLPALPMVSTITSGGESMPGTGAMTMYMVFSVINLLLTLVLLIYPGTHGDNDFGGPARQGNGFLAAILTLVAVLAFAAYVSFAMKTYNEYSRKAAARQATQSESDDARAPGANPSAAPAPQQQPMPGLPPGPAADAFRDQYMPASNEKAFAMSSAGAYGWAGGKSSMREAISAALTDCDQRRDAYTSQCRIVNVNGMVPKER from the coding sequence ATGGAAGGTGGGCAAGCGCAAGTGCGCCTGGTGTTCGCAGGCGAGCTCCTGGAGGGCCACACGCTCGACGAGGTGAAGCGCCTCTTCGGCGAGATGTTCAAGCTCGACGGCGACCGGCTCGCCGCCATCTTTTCGGGCCAGCGCACCGTGCTCAAGCACCAGATCGGGCGCGACGATGGCGAGCGCTATGCGGCGCGGCTGAAGAAGCTGGGCATGCGGGTGCAGGTCGAGCCGATCGATGCGCTGCCCGAACTCAAGCCGCTGCCCGCCGCGGTGGGGGCGACACCGGCCGAGGCGGTGAAGACGGTGGCCGCGTCGGTACCCGCGGCCGGCCTGTCGCTCGCCGAGCTGGCCGACGAAGTCGAGTGCCCCAACTGCGGCGAGCGCCAGCCCAAGAAGTTCGTGCTGTGCCGCAAGTGCACCACCGACATCCCGCGTGCCCTCGCGTCCAGGGCCGAAGACGCCGAGCGGGCCCGCGCCGAGCGGCTCGCCGCGCGCCAGCAGGCCAGCGGCCGTTTTGCGCCGCCTGGTGCCGAGGTCGACGACGGCGCGGTGTTCTCCTCCGATGACGCGCCGCCGTTCTGGGGCTTCGGCTTCTCGGGCCGGCTCGGACGCATCAACTACCTGCTGTCGTTTTACGCCTCCATGCTGCTGTTCGGCCTGGTGGGCATCGGCGGCGCCGTCCTGGTGCCGCTGACGCGCAGCACCTTCGTCGCCATCCTGCTCATTCCGCTCATGCTGGCCGTGGTCGTGTGGGGCTTGCGTGCCACGGTGCTGCGCTTCCACGACATCAACCGCAGCGGCTGGTGGTCGCTCGTCTTCCTGCTGCCGGCGCTGCCCATGGTCTCGACGATCACGAGCGGCGGGGAGAGCATGCCCGGCACGGGCGCGATGACCATGTACATGGTCTTCTCGGTCATCAACCTGCTGCTGACGCTGGTGCTGCTGATCTACCCGGGCACGCACGGCGACAACGACTTCGGCGGCCCGGCCCGGCAGGGCAACGGCTTCCTCGCCGCCATCCTCACGCTGGTGGCGGTGCTGGCCTTTGCCGCGTACGTCAGCTTCGCCATGAAGACCTACAACGAGTACTCGCGCAAGGCCGCGGCGCGCCAGGCGACACAGAGCGAATCGGACGACGCGCGCGCGCCCGGCGCCAACCCGTCCGCTGCGCCGGCGCCGCAGCAGCAACCCATGCCCGGCCTGCCGCCCGGCCCGGCGGCCGACGCCTTCCGCGACCAGTACATGCCGGCGTCGAACGAGAAGGCGTTCGCGATGTCGAGCGCCGGCGCCTACGGCTGGGCCGGTGGCAAGAGCTCCATGCGCGAGGCCATCTCGGCCGCCCTGACCGACTGCGACCAGCGGCGCGACGCCTACACCAGCCAGTGCCGCATCGTGAACGTCAACGGCATGGTGCCCAAGGAACGCTGA
- a CDS encoding transglutaminase domain-containing protein, with protein sequence MLRRAFALGLAACTCAGVGVSARAATAPLQAAAERFLRLAQLLRGLPGAERGTALNRWVNQLVDYTPDLSSCGRRDCWQTPAETLASGQGDCEDYAIVKYFLLDACGSAGCARLVYARCERAALVGESPAHVVVIADARAADPLVLDCVGAPPAPLSHRPDLRPVFSFDTHGLWRGVSQEQLGDAAVRLLPWRGVLQRWSQQQHPGLQAS encoded by the coding sequence ATGCTGCGAAGAGCCTTCGCCCTCGGTCTCGCCGCCTGCACCTGTGCCGGCGTGGGGGTGAGCGCACGAGCCGCCACCGCCCCGCTGCAGGCCGCGGCGGAACGGTTCCTCCGGTTGGCGCAGCTGCTGCGGGGCCTGCCGGGCGCCGAGCGCGGCACGGCCTTGAACCGGTGGGTGAACCAGCTCGTCGACTACACCCCCGACCTGTCGTCGTGCGGCCGCCGCGACTGCTGGCAGACCCCGGCCGAGACCCTCGCGTCGGGCCAGGGCGACTGCGAGGACTACGCCATCGTCAAGTACTTCCTGCTCGATGCGTGTGGCAGCGCGGGCTGCGCCCGGCTGGTGTACGCCCGTTGTGAGCGGGCGGCGCTGGTGGGCGAGTCGCCGGCCCACGTGGTGGTGATCGCCGACGCCCGCGCCGCGGACCCCCTGGTGCTCGACTGCGTCGGCGCGCCTCCGGCGCCGCTGTCGCACCGGCCCGACCTGCGGCCCGTGTTCAGCTTCGACACCCACGGCCTGTGGCGCGGCGTGTCACAGGAGCAACTGGGCGACGCCGCCGTGCGCCTGCTGCCCTGGCGCGGCGTGCTGCAGCGCTGGTCGCAGCAGCAGCACCCCGGCTTGCAGGCAAGCTGA
- a CDS encoding YafY family protein — MRRADRLFQIVQLIRGRRLSTAQFLAERLEVSERTVYRDIAELMTQGVPIEGEAGVGYRMRTGFDLPPLMFTHEEAQALVASVRIAQPRLDAALAAQAENALSKILTVLPPAARAAAETLAVYAPPIEFDPATRSRLEPLRLAAEGRRKVRLAYLDLKGVASERTVRPLGCFYWGAVWTLAAWCEVREGFRNFRIDRIRELEVLNAGFRDEPGKTLPDLFRQAEAAHRPGSTAN; from the coding sequence ATGCGACGCGCAGACCGCCTCTTCCAGATCGTGCAGCTCATCCGCGGCCGTCGCCTGTCGACCGCTCAATTCCTGGCCGAACGACTGGAGGTGTCGGAACGCACCGTCTACCGCGACATCGCCGAGCTGATGACGCAAGGGGTGCCCATCGAGGGCGAAGCCGGTGTGGGCTACCGCATGCGCACCGGCTTCGACCTCCCCCCACTCATGTTCACCCACGAAGAAGCCCAGGCGCTGGTCGCCTCGGTGCGCATCGCCCAGCCGCGGCTCGACGCTGCGCTCGCGGCCCAGGCCGAGAACGCGCTGTCCAAGATCCTCACCGTGCTGCCACCGGCGGCACGCGCCGCGGCCGAGACGCTGGCGGTCTACGCGCCCCCGATCGAGTTCGACCCGGCCACCCGTTCGCGGCTCGAGCCGCTGCGGCTCGCGGCCGAAGGGCGGCGCAAGGTGCGGCTCGCCTACCTCGACCTGAAGGGCGTGGCGAGCGAGCGCACGGTGCGCCCGCTCGGCTGCTTCTACTGGGGCGCGGTGTGGACGCTCGCCGCCTGGTGCGAGGTGCGCGAGGGGTTCCGCAACTTCCGCATCGACCGCATCCGCGAGCTGGAGGTGCTGAACGCAGGCTTCCGCGACGAGCCGGGCAAGACGCTGCCCGATCTCTTCCGCCAGGCCGAAGCGGCACACCGGCCGGGCAGCACGGCGAACTGA
- the folE gene encoding GTP cyclohydrolase I: MPAQPPAPLFRSEEELARLSASERIRYRVVGAQQRYHANDNISAFIREGELDELREEVAAKMQEVLKALVIDTESDHNTQETAKRVAKMYVNEVFRGRFQPIPAVTEFPNAERLNELMIVGPVTVRSACSHHLCPIMGRVWIGLLPSEHSNLIGLSKYVRICDWIMSRPQIQEEAVVMLADELQARVKPDGLAIVMEADHFCMHWRGVKDSEAMMTNSVMRGAFLKDASLRAEFLSLLRKKG; this comes from the coding sequence ATGCCTGCCCAACCGCCAGCGCCGCTCTTCAGAAGCGAGGAAGAACTCGCCCGCCTGAGCGCATCGGAGCGCATCCGCTACCGCGTCGTGGGGGCGCAGCAGCGCTACCACGCCAACGACAACATCTCTGCCTTCATCCGCGAAGGCGAGCTCGACGAGCTGCGCGAGGAAGTGGCCGCCAAGATGCAGGAGGTGCTGAAGGCCCTGGTGATCGACACCGAGAGCGACCACAACACGCAGGAAACGGCCAAGCGCGTGGCCAAGATGTACGTCAACGAGGTCTTCCGCGGCCGCTTCCAGCCCATCCCGGCGGTGACCGAGTTCCCCAATGCCGAGCGCCTCAACGAGCTGATGATCGTGGGCCCGGTCACCGTGCGCAGCGCCTGCTCGCACCACCTGTGCCCGATCATGGGCCGGGTGTGGATCGGCCTCCTGCCGAGCGAGCACTCCAACCTCATCGGCCTGTCGAAGTACGTGCGCATCTGCGACTGGATCATGAGCCGCCCGCAGATCCAGGAAGAGGCCGTGGTGATGCTGGCCGACGAGCTGCAGGCGCGCGTCAAACCCGACGGCCTGGCCATCGTGATGGAGGCCGATCACTTCTGCATGCACTGGCGCGGCGTGAAGGACAGCGAGGCCATGATGACCAACTCGGTCATGCGCGGCGCCTTCCTGAAGGACGCGAGCCTGCGGGCCGAGTTCCTGTCCCTGCTGCGGAAAAAAGGCTGA
- a CDS encoding GlxA family transcriptional regulator, producing the protein MVRIDTLILAGSSPASLGITLDVLSAVNRLSGKRVFDHRVLSPDAPAVGLRNGLSMAAEPLAKARARELVVLPGLGAATPGQIADRLAEPDAQLASAWLHKAWGQGASLAASCSSVFLLAQAGLLDGRRCTSTWWLVPTLKSLAPRSETTLDAMVTEDDRIWTAGASLAHIDLMLALVARFASPGLATEVARYLVIEPRASQARFVAPAFLAAQDPLAHRVELLVRERLADVPSLEEIADELAVSPRTLTRRVTAATGLTPMRLVQKIRLDSALHALQTTRAPIDQVARDVGFEDGSALYRLVQRHTGKPPSAFRA; encoded by the coding sequence ATGGTCCGCATCGACACCCTCATCCTCGCCGGCAGCAGCCCCGCCTCGCTCGGCATCACGCTCGACGTGCTGAGCGCCGTCAACCGGCTGTCGGGCAAGCGGGTGTTCGACCACCGTGTGCTCTCGCCCGACGCGCCCGCTGTGGGGCTGCGCAACGGCCTCTCGATGGCGGCCGAGCCGCTCGCCAAGGCGCGGGCGCGCGAGCTGGTGGTGCTGCCCGGGCTGGGCGCCGCCACGCCCGGGCAGATCGCCGACCGGCTGGCCGAGCCCGATGCGCAGCTCGCCTCGGCCTGGCTGCACAAGGCCTGGGGCCAGGGCGCGAGCCTCGCGGCCTCGTGCAGCAGCGTCTTCCTGCTGGCGCAGGCCGGGCTGCTCGACGGGCGTCGCTGCACCAGCACCTGGTGGCTGGTGCCCACGCTGAAGTCGCTCGCGCCGCGCAGCGAGACCACGCTCGATGCGATGGTGACGGAAGACGATCGCATCTGGACCGCCGGTGCCTCGCTCGCGCACATCGACCTGATGCTGGCGCTCGTGGCCCGCTTCGCGAGCCCGGGCCTCGCGACGGAGGTCGCGCGTTACCTGGTGATCGAGCCGCGGGCCTCGCAGGCGCGTTTCGTGGCGCCGGCCTTCCTGGCCGCGCAGGACCCGCTGGCCCACCGGGTGGAGCTGCTGGTGCGCGAGCGCCTGGCCGACGTGCCCTCGCTGGAGGAGATCGCCGACGAGCTGGCGGTGAGCCCGCGCACGCTCACGCGCCGCGTGACCGCGGCCACCGGCCTCACGCCGATGCGGCTGGTGCAGAAGATCCGGCTCGACTCGGCGCTGCATGCCTTGCAGACCACACGCGCCCCCATCGACCAGGTGGCGCGCGATGTGGGTTTCGAAGACGGCTCGGCGCTTTACCGCCTGGTGCAGCGACACACCGGCAAACCGCCGAGCGCTTTCAGGGCCTAG